The following nucleotide sequence is from Natronobeatus ordinarius.
CAAGCAGACTGCGAAGCGAATCCGAGCGGAGCGCGACATGCCACAGACGCTCGGGTTCTTCGAAGAAGAGCCAAAACCCGGTGCCCGTGGCGACCCACCGAGTTACACACAGCTGCGGGACACGTGGGAAGAGACATTCACAGATCGACACCGTGGCGCGGTCAAAGTCATCGCCGAGCGCCTCGTCGAGTACTGCCGCGAGAACGGCTTCCCGGCACCAGAGGACGTATTCCTCCCAGAAGAAGAGGTTGAGGTCGAGGAGCCGACCGAAGACCACCCCACCGTTCGGGAGTTAACGATCGAAAAGACTGCGGACGTGTGGGAGCACGCCCGTCCAATGGTACTGAAACACTGGTACCTGAAGCGCTACCACAACTGGCAGATACCGGAAGCGAGGTTTTTCGACGGTCACGCAGCTCTCGCTACGGCTGGCGACGACGTTTTCCCCGAGTCTGGGCTCGGGAATATGTTGGCGAAGTCCGGACACGACCAAATCCACTACCCCAGCACACACCGACGCGAGCTCAAGAAGTTCACCATCGAAGAGATACGCGAGTTGCATCAGGAGGTCACGCGCGATCTCATCGCAGAAGCCCGCCGCAAAGGCGAACTCGTCGGGAAAATGAAGGTGGCGATCGACCAAACCAAAGGCCACCCGTGGACAGGCGAGGTCGTGCGGAACGCCGACGGGAGCAACGCTGAAGACTGGGTACTCGGGTACAAGAACGACAACGACACGCGCACACAGCACTACTTTCAGTGGGCGACCGTCCAAGTCGTCGGCCTCGATGTCCCGCTGATCCTCGACGCTATCCCGGTGAAGCGCGGCATGACGAAAGGCGAGATTGTGGACGAACTGATGGCGACCGCGAACGGCCTGCTCCACGACCCGGAGATTGTGATGATGGACGCCGGGTTCGACTCGGAAGCAGCGAAGAACTCGGCAGAGAAACACTCCACGTACTACCTCAACAAGAAGAGCCGCGGAGCGGACGACAAGAAGCGGATGCGCAAGATGTGGGAGAACCGCGAGACAGTGCGCATCATCGAAGAGGAAGACCGTCCCGGAATGCCGACGCGGAAGACAGTCTACGTTCCGCACGTGCTCGCTGACGAAGAGGACGAAGGTGACAGCGGCGGCCCGTCCGAGCTTCGTCAGGGGCTTCTCTCCGACTTCCAAGAAGCTGGCGGGGACGAACTCCCCGACCAGTCGCCGTTCGACTCGCTGGTTGACGACATCCGAGAAGAGGAAGGGGAGAAAGGGCTCAGCGAAGACGACATCGACGGCGCTGAGCAGTACGTCGTCTTTGAGACGAATCATCCGTTGGCGAACAAACGTGGCGGTCGGAACCGAGAGACAATCCCGGAGGAAGAGCAGATACACGCTGCTGCCCGAATAATTCGTAACTACGGCGACCGGTGGGGTATCGAGAACGGCTACAAGAAGGTCGGCCACTTCCTGCCCCGTTCGGGCAGTAAAGACCCGGTGCTACGGTTCTTCGGGTTCATGTTTGCGTGTACGCTGTGCAACTGCTGGCGGCTCGTCGATCTCCTCGTGAAGCTGTCCGTCGAGGACGATCCCGACTACACGCCGTTGGTGACGGCGAGTCGGTTTCTCGCTGTGGCGGAGGGAATGTTCGGTCTCGGGTCGAAGCCACCGCCAGACTAACGTAACGCCTTCCTTCGGTTTGCTGAATCGTGAGCGGCGGCGCTGTCCGGTGTTAGTCTAAACCGGCTTTTTTCTATATTCATATGGTAAGTTACGGTATCTGATAGAACAGCGAGCGGCTATTTTCCCGTCTGAATCTCGAAACCAACCGGGAACCAACCGATATCTACCCTACTTCGTTGGAATCAGGTCGTTGGTGGAAAAGGTCAGACCGACCCCCTATCGATGATCCGTCCTGAAAAGAGACCCTTAGCAAAGTCTGTGTAGCCGCAAGTTGCAGTAGTCTGTATGCCCAACTGCCCGAATTGCGGAGACCAAGCCAAAGACATTCATCACTACTGCGGGTCATGTGGTCAGGCGCTTTCAGATATTGCAGAGTCAGAAAACGATCCTCCGATGGCAGTCGATCGTGAAGGCTTCCTCTCGTTGCGCTCACTCTCGTACGTCAACAACCTATTGAACGGAGAGCAAGAGCTGGACAGAGACTCGGTATCGTACACCCAATTATCACGAGAAGTGAGTGCTGCCTTCGCAGATTTAGCCCGTCTGGCGATGGTGAAGGAGTTAGATCTGCTCCAACTCTGGGCGGCTGGTTCCAGCTCTACGGCCTTGGACACGCCAGTTGAAGACATGAGTAGCAACCAGTTCCGCGACTGGCTGGCCGCTATTGGCCTTTCTCGGACTCTACGGATGTACGACGAATCTCTCCACACGGAGTTCGAGGACGACTTCAACGAGCGACTCCAGAAGCTCCTCGAGATTGCCGGGGAGGAACTCGATAGTTAGGGGTGTGCCCAGCGAGAATCCTCGCCTATGCACGCACTTGTATCGAGGGGTAACGTACGGCGAACGTCCTGAATCAAACACTCTAACGCCGTACGTACATGCTCCACCCTCGAAGGGGTGATCAGTTTCTAACCAGTCGATCAATCGAGACGATTAACTCGTCACCACCCCATAATCAGATAGATGGCTGGTGCTGATCATGATGACTGCTGCCGGGGTGCTCACGCAGCTTCCCAACAGGGCGAGTTCACTCAAGCAACCGTCTGGGATGCGTGCCGAGATGGGATTCAAGAGGCAATCGAGACACAGCTCGACGACGAGCAGGCACCACCAGTAATCATCGACGGCCTCCCCACGATCGGAAAAACGCGACACGCAAAAGAGATCGCGTTCGACCTAGATGTCTCGGCCGCAATCCTCACGCATCGGTATGAGACGCGGGACCAACACCTCGGCCTCGCTGCCGAGCATCAGAAAACGGTAGTTGAAGTTCCAACGCTCGACCGGGACTGTCCAACCCGCCGAGGGGAGTACGGGTCCGATTGGGCCGAGCGAATCAACGACTATCGGTTGCGGGGAGCCTCACCGACGTATCTTCACTACTATCTGCAGGATGTGCTGCCCTGTATGCAAGACGGTGACTGTCCATACCTCGCACGCTGGGACGCGGTCGAGGCGGCAGACGTCATCGTCGGCGGGCCAGCCCACGCCGCCCTTGATCGCGTCGTAGACGACCGCGTCGTCATCTTCGACGAAGACCCAGGAACCGCCTATCGAACGGAATTTGACGCGAATCAACTCTCAACAGCGATTTCAACCTTTCTCAGCAAGAACGACGACTTGCCGATAGACAACCACTTCGGGTTGATTGGGGCTGCAACAAATGAGGGGATGGAGGCGATACGAGATGCGATTCGTGACGAACTCTCAGATGACACCTCTATTGCCCGTCCAACTGAGGCAGTCGACGATGATGACGGCCATGCCGAGGCCCCGACTGCAGTGCTCGCTATGCTCGAACTCGGCGGACCGATTATTGGCGATACCGCACCGACGGAGTATGACTGGGACGATCAGCTTCGGGAAGAAGCAGGACTGGATTATGTCGAGCTTCCAGACGGGTCACAGGTTGTCTACGATCACGCCGAATCACGGGTCGTCATCCGACGACCGCCGACTCTTGATGCTGCCCGCGCAGTAGTTGGACTCGACGGAACGCCAGTCGAAGAACTCTGGCGCGGACGGCTCGGCGTCGACGAGATAGTGAGTTGGCGGATCCTCTGCGATGACTGTCGGGCCCGGTATCTCCGTGACGTCATCGGCTACGAGTTCGTACAAACGACCTCGCACGTCAAGCCATACAGCAGTGGTGAATACGTCAATCGACTGGGCGACTTCGGGGTGATCGAGGCGGTCGCAAATCGTCACGATACAACACCAGGCGTCATCACGACCAAGAGTGCAGCTGAGCGTCTCTTCGAAGAGCCACCCAGTGAGCCATTTATCGACATCGAACGAGTGACTGACCAAATTGCGGACGTCAAACACTACGGCGCGCTCCGGAGTAGCAACGACTTCACAGGGACGGAGGTGGGGGTCGTACTCGGTTCACCCCACCCGGGAGACCGTCCGCTTCAGATTACGGCCGCACTGGAAGGTTACACGGCGGTGAGAGGTGACGAGGGGAAGGGAACAGACCTCGACTACGGGATTCCTGAACGGCCGTTCCTCCGGCACTATCGCGAACACAAGATTGCCCAAGCTGTCCTCCGGTTCGGCCGAACGACGGCTGCGACGGTCTACATCCACACAGGGGTACTCCCTGAGTGGTTATCCGAGATGGTCACGGTCGGGCCAGAGGCTGTCACGATCGAAGAGCGCTCCGAGGGGCAACGTGGTGTGATTCGCGCGCTCCTGGACGAGGGCCCGGGGACAGCCGCCGAGATCGCAAATCGAGAGGGAGTCTCTATCGGCGAGAAGCAAACCCGGGACTGGCTGAAGCGACTCCGGTCGGAAGGGTATGTCTCCCGTGATGACTCCCAGCCATACACGTGGGGTGCCAACGGCCTAGCTGACGCTCCGCATACCGCCCACGTGCGGCTGCCTGAACTCGGGTAGTGACGAAAGTATTATCACCCCCACGAATACGCTATCTTGATTTTCCGTGAAATCACAAGCAGCTCGCGACGGCCCGCCTCGCATCGGTTTCACACCGTCCAAATCCCCATCTCTAACGCTGAATCAGACCCTTCCTACGTCTGGACTGAGCTGACTTCCCTTCGCTAAACTGAGCCACTACGTATAGAGTTCTATACGTCCGACCTCAGATTTCCTGACCTTCCCTCTCTTTTCTATCAGAACTGGTCCTCACACGGCTCACTGTGACCTGTCCCTTTCTGAACGATGCCTGAACTCCCACCGTTGGATCGAGACATGCGTCTCCATCGGTGAATTTCCCTGGGTGATTGGGCCATTGCGAGGCGGGCCGGCGCGGGGGCGCGCCTCACCGAAGGTGGAGCGCGCCCGTCGCGAGGTTGCGACGGGGCGCGGCCACCGACTATGAGCTCGAAACGCGACATCCGATCGACGGACACGACCAATGCACAGACGAACGAGCCGACGCCCCGGTTCGAACAACCACTCAGTGACGACCAGATCTGGACGATGCTCCAGACGGCTGCGAACAGCGCCCGGATCATGCCGATCGTGAAGGGTGACTGGGAGTCGTCGACGCGCTCGTACGAGACGCGTGAGAACGCAGCCCGCGCCCTGATCTTCGACCTGAGCTTCTACGCCGACTATCGGTTCAGCCAGGTTCGCCGGTTGTTCCAGCAGACCGCAATGCGGGACGTCCTCACCAAGACGGAGATCGACGACATTGTCGAGGAGGCCTACATCCAGCAGAACGGACGGAGCTATCCAACGTTCGCATAATGGTGAGGTAGGCCAGTTACGAAGTGCTTCTCACGGGGCAGAGCCCGCGGAGATTCCCAGAAGTCCGGGACTGAAGCAGGAGATCCGCTGACACCGAGAAGGTCACACACAGAAGACGCAAAACGTGGCGGTACTTAAACAGGCTCGCGAATAGGACCTTGCCGTCCATCCCAGACAGGATATCGAGTACGCCGTCGTCGACGAGAAATCCTCACGGGACCACGTCGCCCTCGCCCCGTAGAGATCGAGACCTACGACGCCTCGTACTACGAGACGCAGCTGGTCCGAGCTGTTGAGAGCATACTGTCTCCCTTTGACTGGAATTAGAACGACATCCAACGCGAGTTCTAACTAGGTAGCGAGGCGGATTCCCCGCCCTTCCGAAAACCGCAGGTTTTCGGCTTTCGCAAATCTTCGATTTGCGTCAACACCGTGGGCGGGGTTGAAGCCGACACTCGCCGCCGCCAACCACGAACTATTAATTACCTACACTATCTATTGAAATCTGTGGCGGACGACTACCTGAGACGCACCGCAATCACCCGTCCCATCCTCACCGCCGAGCAACAGGACTTGCTCGATACCACCATTAACGAGTGGAAAACTGCCTGTAACATCAGCAGCCGCATCGGATGGGAACACGGTGAGACGCGGAAAAACTACCTCCAAGACCTCGCCTACGACACGGTACTGGAGGAAACACGTCTCGGGAGCCAACACGCGATTCTTGCCACCCATCAGGCCGCAGCCGCGCTCGATGGTGTCGAAGCAATCGAAGACCTTGACGAACACTACAAAACGTCTCGACCAGAGTTTACCAGTAACACGGTGAAATATGACACTCGAACGATGACGCTGTTCGATGATGGGTCTGTTTCGCTCTCCACCGTCGATGGCCGGATTCAGTGTGACCTGAACCTCCCCGACGAAGAAGACGGATATCAACACGAATACCTCAACGATGATGACTGGGAAGTAACAGAGTCTACGCTGTCAAAGCGTGATGGCGAATACTATCTCCACTTCGGGTTTCGGAAAAACAAGCCCGAGAAACAGGTCGAGATACAGGATGACAACGAGGACAGGACAGTTCTCGGCGTTGATCTCGGCATCGTCAATATTGCCACCACCAGTACAGCGTACTTCGCATCGGGGAGAGAACTCAGGCACCGGCACCGGGAGTTCGAACGGATTCGCGGCAATCTTCAGCAGACCGGGACACAATCCGCTCATCGGACAATTCAGCAGATGAGCGGGAGGGAGTCACGGTATCTCCGTGACCAACTCCATCAAGTCGCCAACCGGCTTCTCGAAGAAGCACGGACACACGACTGCGAGTACATCGCGTTCGAGAATCTAAAACACATTCGAGAACGTGCGCCGCCCGTCAAAGAGTTTCATCAGTGGGCCCACCGGCAACTTGTTGACCTCGTGGAGTACAAGGCCGAAGCCGAAGGGATTAGCGTCGAGTTTGTCAGTCCGAGGAATACGAGTCGGCGGTGTCCCGAGTGTGGACACACCAGCAAGGGGAACCGAGTACGACAAGCGGAATTCGAGTGTGAGTCGTGCGGGGCAACTCAGAATGCGGATTATGTTGGCGCGAAGAACGTTGGATGGCGATACGTCCGTCGCGGGCTACAGTCCTCGCGGCGGGCGGGCGACAGTCAACTCGCCCTGAAGTCAGGAACGGTGACGCCGAATCAGGGATTTGTCCCGTCCGACTAACCATGGTCGGCAGAGGCCGAGTTCACTGACAAGCCCCGTGCCACCGTGCGCGGGGCAGTTGACTGGAACACGTGTAGTTGATATCAAGGACTGGGCCTAACGAACCCCCTCCCCCCTTTTTCGAGTTGTAAACTCGTGACGACGGGGAGGGGGTGAACAGAAAGAGGCGGTGCAAAACATCCGATTGTGGCAGATACACGCGATAGAAGACCTGAACATCCATTTCTCTAAGTTACAACTAGAAATGCGAAAGTTTATGCTGCACGTTATCTAACCATATCCGCAATGGGGACAAAAGAAATAAATCTTCTAGCCCAGCTAGAAGATTGGAGTCTTTGGGTATAAAGAATCTCCTCATCTCGCACATGGTCCCAATCCCGAGAACTATCATGTTTCATCGCCTCTACGTCCTATTTTGTGAACTCCATTCTCACTCCATGGGGTCTAGAGTGGTCTGCACCCGGCGACTTACAACTCGAAAAAGGGGGGAGGGGGTAGAATGTTCGAGTACACCACACGAACTTCACCAACCATCATGTTTGTTAACCGGTATTACTCTCATTTGTGAACTGCTCGTACGAGCGTTACCCTTTCGCGACAATTCTGGTGCTTACTACTCGAAAACGGGGGGTGTGGGATACACCGTTTCACCCTAAGCATCATTCGCAAAATTCAGCCGATATAGATCTGCTTCTATACTCAGTGCGACTCACTGTTACTTACAACTCGAAAATGGGGCGGGTGGGAGAATCGAACCAGGTGTGATGACGCTCCTCGAAGTCTTACAACTCGAAAACGGGGGGTCTGGGTCATCGAGGGAGTTCGACGATAGAGATTCCTGGCGATCCCTTACAACTCGACAACGGAGGGTGTTAGATGCCGAAGACGGTATCTGGCTGGTTTCTGGAATACACGGCTGTAGTTGTTAGATAGCCTGTTTTCACCCGGTTACAACTCCACAAGGGTCCACATTTTTATACCCAGAGTTCGAGGGGGTTCATAATGGGACGAAAGGGACGTAGAGCAGGTTCGAATCATCCAGAAGGTGAAAAGGATCGCAAATCCTCCTCTGCTGCTCCTGATAATCCCGAGTCGATGGGTGAGGAGATAGATACGTCACAGTCGACGTTTGAGGATGGCTCGGAACTCGCCGATTCTTCTCAAGAGGCAACAAACGGTGGTGGCATCTCAATCCGGGATCGACTACAAACTGAGTCGTCTGGGGGGGTCTTCGCGAACAAAGACCTCGTTCGGTCAGATACCATCATCGACGAGGATCGTATCGTCGGTCGTGATGACCAACTGGGCCGTGTCGTCGACAATCTGAAACCCGTGCTCCAGAACGAAGGCATCCCAGATATGCTTCTGAGTGGTCCCTCTGGAACTGGGAAGTCGCTCATCATTCATGCAGTCTGCAAACAGATCGTCGAACTGTGTGAATCCCAAGGCAAGACCTTCGGGGTCATTTCAATCAACTGCGAGGGGCCGAAGACTGCAGATCGGGCTGTCTATCGGTTAGTTAAAGCTGCTGCCGACGACCTCGGCGTTGATCCTGGTGTTCCCCAAACCGGAGTCTCAACAGATCAGAAGCTGGAGCGACTGTACGAACTGATGCGCGAGTACTATGACGGTGTCATCTTCATTCTCGATGAAATCGATATGCTCGAGGGACCGTATCAGGAAGCAGAGTACAATTCTCTCATCTACCAGCTTTCACGGGCTCGAAAACTCGCCGATTTTGATGGGCCGATCTCACTCACGACTATCACGAATTACGCCGATTTCATGAAGGACCTCAACAGCCGCGCACAGAGTTCTTACAACCCTGACGATATCTTCTTCGACGATTACGATGCGAACCAACTCCGTAGTATTCTCCACAACCGACGAGACGCCTTCAAGCCAGACTCACTCACAGATGACGTCGTTCCGCTTGTTGCTGCGTTCGGATCCCAAACGCATGGAGATGCACGGAAAGCAATTGATCTCCTCAGATGGGCTGGCGAATTAGCCGAGCGGCGTGGAGCTGACACTGTTACCGAGACTGATGTCCGTGAAGCCCAGGAGAAATACACCGAAAATCGCAAACTACGCCATATCAGCGGGATATCCACTCAAAAGAAACTCTCCATCTACGCTGTGGCGGCTACTGCCCACTATGCAAGAGAACATCCTGAGTGGATACCTGCTGGACCTACGTTCAAGACGTACCAATTCATTGCTGATACGATGGATTCGGATCAGTACAGTCGCGAGACGTTCGTAAATCACGTCACAGAGCAGAGTACGTACGGGGTATTGGACTCCGAGCGTCGAGGCAAGGGGCGAGGCAGAGGAGTGCATATGTATTTCTCCCTCTCCGAGGACCCGGAAACGATTATGGAGACGATTCGTGAGGATTCCCGGTTCGAAGATCTAGCTCACGAAGAGGCGACTATCAGCGCGGTTGTCCGCGAACGGCTGAAGCAGTTCCGGAGCAAGAACTAATCTCGCTCAGATTCTCCCCGCACTTACTACTCGAAAACGGGGGGTGTTCGCGGCCCGGGTGATGCTTACAGCTCGAAAATGGGGGGTGTCATTTGTCGGGGTGTCTTGTTACTACTCGAAAACGGGGGGTGGGTGACCTTAGAGATACGACGTTGTATAGCATGTTGATGTGCTGTCTCCTCTCCCTCTCCGATTTACAGCTCGAAAATGGGGGGTGGATCTCACGATTTTTTAATCGTCGTCGGTCTCCTCGATGAGGACGTCGTGGAGAAACCTCCTACCGTTCGGGGACTTCTGGGGTTAAGAGCTTCTCAATCACGGCACCCCTGGTGGTAGACCATTCACACTGAGGGGTGTCGGTAAACCGATCCCATTCACACTCTGGGGGGTGTCGTCTGCTGAGGGTTCAATGGTGCTGAAACAAACCTTCGGCTCTGGTTCAATCTCGTCTACTCGTCGGGACTGACGGGGCCTTTATATTGAGATCGGATTTTTTCTCCGTCTCGCCACTGCCAGTAGTAGTAGCGATTGTCGTTGATTTCCTTTATCGTGATCGTCGCCTTTGCAGGGACGTCGTCTGGAAGGTCTTCGGGGCGGTCATCGACGTCGTCCTTGTCCGATTCCTCCTCAAGACGGGTCTTCCGTTCTATGTGTTCGGCTAGCTCCTCAGCGTAGCGGGCTACCTCCTGGAGCTGTTCCGGCGGAGACTCGTTGAGAGTCTCGACTAATTCGGT
It contains:
- a CDS encoding transposase; translation: MSGSGTEDFGSNRIRIDFSETVYIGGPIDVSLQGRLPFVSEPDITLVAAMLGYSGEIPDDRAEWHHNYTPIECWMSAHILREVNGWTIKQTAKRIRAERDMPQTLGFFEEEPKPGARGDPPSYTQLRDTWEETFTDRHRGAVKVIAERLVEYCRENGFPAPEDVFLPEEEVEVEEPTEDHPTVRELTIEKTADVWEHARPMVLKHWYLKRYHNWQIPEARFFDGHAALATAGDDVFPESGLGNMLAKSGHDQIHYPSTHRRELKKFTIEEIRELHQEVTRDLIAEARRKGELVGKMKVAIDQTKGHPWTGEVVRNADGSNAEDWVLGYKNDNDTRTQHYFQWATVQVVGLDVPLILDAIPVKRGMTKGEIVDELMATANGLLHDPEIVMMDAGFDSEAAKNSAEKHSTYYLNKKSRGADDKKRMRKMWENRETVRIIEEEDRPGMPTRKTVYVPHVLADEEDEGDSGGPSELRQGLLSDFQEAGGDELPDQSPFDSLVDDIREEEGEKGLSEDDIDGAEQYVVFETNHPLANKRGGRNRETIPEEEQIHAAARIIRNYGDRWGIENGYKKVGHFLPRSGSKDPVLRFFGFMFACTLCNCWRLVDLLVKLSVEDDPDYTPLVTASRFLAVAEGMFGLGSKPPPD
- a CDS encoding RNA-guided endonuclease InsQ/TnpB family protein, with the protein product MADDYLRRTAITRPILTAEQQDLLDTTINEWKTACNISSRIGWEHGETRKNYLQDLAYDTVLEETRLGSQHAILATHQAAAALDGVEAIEDLDEHYKTSRPEFTSNTVKYDTRTMTLFDDGSVSLSTVDGRIQCDLNLPDEEDGYQHEYLNDDDWEVTESTLSKRDGEYYLHFGFRKNKPEKQVEIQDDNEDRTVLGVDLGIVNIATTSTAYFASGRELRHRHREFERIRGNLQQTGTQSAHRTIQQMSGRESRYLRDQLHQVANRLLEEARTHDCEYIAFENLKHIRERAPPVKEFHQWAHRQLVDLVEYKAEAEGISVEFVSPRNTSRRCPECGHTSKGNRVRQAEFECESCGATQNADYVGAKNVGWRYVRRGLQSSRRAGDSQLALKSGTVTPNQGFVPSD
- a CDS encoding Cdc6/Cdc18 family protein; this encodes MGEEIDTSQSTFEDGSELADSSQEATNGGGISIRDRLQTESSGGVFANKDLVRSDTIIDEDRIVGRDDQLGRVVDNLKPVLQNEGIPDMLLSGPSGTGKSLIIHAVCKQIVELCESQGKTFGVISINCEGPKTADRAVYRLVKAAADDLGVDPGVPQTGVSTDQKLERLYELMREYYDGVIFILDEIDMLEGPYQEAEYNSLIYQLSRARKLADFDGPISLTTITNYADFMKDLNSRAQSSYNPDDIFFDDYDANQLRSILHNRRDAFKPDSLTDDVVPLVAAFGSQTHGDARKAIDLLRWAGELAERRGADTVTETDVREAQEKYTENRKLRHISGISTQKKLSIYAVAATAHYAREHPEWIPAGPTFKTYQFIADTMDSDQYSRETFVNHVTEQSTYGVLDSERRGKGRGRGVHMYFSLSEDPETIMETIREDSRFEDLAHEEATISAVVRERLKQFRSKN